Sequence from the Nocardia cyriacigeorgica GUH-2 genome:
GAGGCCCGCCCCGAGCTGCCCTCCGAGGTCGGCACCAGCACCGATGACCGCGTCAGCCGCACCATCCACGCCCGCGCTCAGCCCACCTGCCGCACCAACGCCTGTGGACAAGCCCGTTTCGAGACCCGCCCCGAGCTCGGCGCCGGCGCCGACGACGGCGTCGGCCGCACCGTTCACACCGGTGCCCAGGCCTGTGGACAACCCCGTCTCCAGGCCGGCGCCCGAACTGAACTCGCTCTGGAATTCGCCCACAGCTTCCACAGCCCCATCCACACCGGCGGAAAGGCCGGAATCTCCACCGAACAACCCACCGAGCCCGAGCTCCAGCCCGGTCCCAGCTTCTCCCCCACCCTCGATCACACCTTCGAGCCCGGTGCTCACCCCACCACCGATCTCGGCCCCCGCCCCCACCACGGTCCCCAGCCCAGCAGCCATCGTCGCCCCCAGATCAGCCCCGGTCTGCACACCCCCCTCGGCCCCACCGGCCAACTCACCGCCGAGCACGGAACCAACCCCGGCCCCCAACCCGAGACCCGCATCCACGGCCCCGTCCACCCCTGTGGACAAACCACCCTCCACCGCGCCACCAATCCCTGCGGCCAAATCCGTCCCCAGCCCAGCCCCCGCCTCGAGCGCCCCCTCAACGCCTGTGGACAATTCGCCACCCAGGTTTGCACCGAGATCGGCACCTGCTTCCACGGCACCGCCGACTCCGGTCTCGAGGCCCGCGCCGATGCCGGTGCCGAGTTCCACACCGGTATCGAGGGTGCCTCCGACGCCTGCGCCGAGGTCGCCGCCGAGGTCTAGGCCGCCGTCGACGGCTCCGCCGATTCCGGCATCTAGGTCGCTGCCGAGGTCGAGGCCGGCATCGATTGCCCCGTCGGCTGCGCCGCCCAGACCGAGCTCGAGGCCGCTGCCGAGGGAACCACCGAGGTCGAGGCCACTGTCGATGGTGCCCCCCAGGTCTGTGCCCAGCTCGCCACCGAGTTCGAGTCCTGCGTCGATCGCTCCGTCGAGATCGGTGTCGATGGCACCGCCGACGCCGGCCGCGAGATCACCACCCAGCTCCAAACCGGCATCGAGCGCCCCACCGGCCGTGCCGTCGACTACGGCGCCGAGGTCCAGACCGGTGTCGATGGCACCGCCGATGCCCGCGGCGAGATCGCCACCCAGCTCCAAACCGGTGTCGAGCGCACCACCGATGCCGCCTGCCAGGTCACCACCCAGCTCCAGACCTGCGCCGACCGCGCCACCGATACCGGCCGCGAGATCACCGCCCAACTCCAGACCGGTGTCGACAGCACCACCGACACCGGCGGCCAAGTCACCACCCAACTCCAGACCGGTGTCGACCGCACCGCCGATGCCGCCGGCCAGCTCGCCGCCGAGGCTCACGCCGGTGTCGATGGCACCGTCGACAATCGCTCCGAGGTCGATGCCGGTGTTCGCGCCACCACCCAGATCGAGGTCGATGCCGGTATTCGCGCCACCGCCGAGATCGATATCGATGCCCGTGTTCGCCCCACCGCCGAGATCGATATCGATGCCGGTGTTCGCACCTCCGCCCAGATCCACGTCGATGTCGGTGTCGGCGGAGCCGCCGAGGTCGAGGCCCAGGTCGGCGCCGAGGTCGAGGCCGGCGTTGGCGGCGGCTCCTGCGCCTACCGCGCCGACGGCTCCGAGGGCGGCGCCGGCGGCGGTCTGGGCACCGGCGGCGATGATGGCCGACAGTTGCGAGCCGCCGCTGACCAGGGCGGATTCGGCGACCATGGGGGCTACGGCGGTGATGTCTTCGGGGGTGACGTCCGGTAGCCCGGCGTCGGCGAGGGCCTGGCAGGGGTTGAGGCAGTAGCCGGCCGCGGCATCCTCGTCGCGCAGCAGGTCGAGGATGAACTCGAGAATCGCGTTGGGTGTCATCGAGAATCGTCTCCTGGGCTCAGCGGACCAAGATCCGCGGTCGTTGGAATGCATTTCACGCTAGGGACGCGTGGCGTTACTCCGGAACGGGGCAAAGCCCCCCATTCGCGTCGATGCACCCATTAGGGGCATTGGCTTCGTTAGGGGAATTTCCCCGTATCGCCCCGAGCCGGTAACAGCGGACACCCAGCAACCGACATGCGGGATGAGTCGGGCGCCCCCCGATTCGTTTCCTAATCAAACAATCTCGGTATCGGCAGCGGCACTCAGTTCTCGAATGGGGATCTTCGGCATGACACAGCGTCTGGCGCTCGGCATTACCGTCGGGTCGGCGAATTCGGTTGCCGTGGTGGCACACCGGGACGGTGAACCCGGCATCGACAGCGCCCTGGTCCTGACCCATCCGACCGTGCTCCGTCTCGTTCCCGACGGCACCG
This genomic interval carries:
- a CDS encoding IniB N-terminal domain-containing protein; translated protein: MHSNDRGSWSAEPRRRFSMTPNAILEFILDLLRDEDAAAGYCLNPCQALADAGLPDVTPEDITAVAPMVAESALVSGGSQLSAIIAAGAQTAAGAALGAVGAVGAGAAANAGLDLGADLGLDLGGSADTDIDVDLGGGANTGIDIDLGGGANTGIDIDLGGGANTGIDLDLGGGANTGIDLGAIVDGAIDTGVSLGGELAGGIGGAVDTGLELGGDLAAGVGGAVDTGLELGGDLAAGIGGAVGAGLELGGDLAGGIGGALDTGLELGGDLAAGIGGAIDTGLDLGAVVDGTAGGALDAGLELGGDLAAGVGGAIDTDLDGAIDAGLELGGELGTDLGGTIDSGLDLGGSLGSGLELGLGGAADGAIDAGLDLGSDLDAGIGGAVDGGLDLGGDLGAGVGGTLDTGVELGTGIGAGLETGVGGAVEAGADLGANLGGELSTGVEGALEAGAGLGTDLAAGIGGAVEGGLSTGVDGAVDAGLGLGAGVGSVLGGELAGGAEGGVQTGADLGATMAAGLGTVVGAGAEIGGGVSTGLEGVIEGGGEAGTGLELGLGGLFGGDSGLSAGVDGAVEAVGEFQSEFSSGAGLETGLSTGLGTGVNGAADAVVGAGAELGAGLETGLSTGVGAAGGLSAGVDGAADAVIGAGADLGGQLGAGLETGLSTGAGATGGLSAGVDGAADAVVGAGAELGTGLETGLSTGAGVAGSAGGQLGTGLETGLSAGVDSAVGATGELGAGLGGAADAGMELGGGLGGGVDAAAGAAGTAGADAAAGVGASAAGAVDATTDLGGSASSAIDSTASTWSTVDVSSAFGTGLDGGISGSGESGLFADSGAAITSAPTVDSTDDSLL